The Triplophysa rosa linkage group LG15, Trosa_1v2, whole genome shotgun sequence genome has a segment encoding these proteins:
- the cpsf2 gene encoding cleavage and polyadenylation specificity factor subunit 2, with translation MTSIIKLTALSGVQEESALCYLLQVDEFRFLLDCGWDESFSMDIIDSLKRYVHQVDAVLLSHPDHLHLGALPYAVGKLGLNCTIYATIPVYKMGQMFMYDLYQSRHNTEDFSLFTLDDVDTAFDKIQQLKYSQIINLKGKGHGLSITPLPAGHMIGGTIWKIVKDGEEEIVYAVDFNHKREIHLNGCSLESISRPSLLITDSFNAAYVQPRRKQRDEQLLTNVLETLRGDGNVLIAVDTAGRVLELAQLLDQIWRTKDAGLGVYSLALLNNVSYNVVEFSKSQVEWMSDKLMRCFEDKRNNPFQFRHLSLCHSLADLSRVPSPKVVLCSQPDLESGFSRELFIQWCQDARNSVILTYRTTPGTLGRYLIDNPGEKRIELEIRKRCRLEGRELEEYAEKEKMKKEAAKKLEQAKEEDLDSSDESDMDDDLEQPAVVKTKHHDLMMKGEGGRKGSFFKQAKKSYPMFPTHEERIKWDEYGEIIRPEEFLVPELQATEDEKSKLEFGLTNGDEPMEQDLSDVPTKCNSITQTLDIRARVTYIDYEGRSDGDSIKKIINQMKPRQLIIVHGPPEDSQDLAESCKAFSGKDIKVYTPKLQETVDATSETHIYQVRLKDALVSSLQFCRAKDTELAWIDGVLDMRVEKVDTGVVAEVGDVKDDGEDGDPAMEVTTSDLTTEPSSVANQRAMKTLFGEDEREISEESDVIPTLEPLPVQEVSGHQSVFINEPRLSDFKQVLLREGIQAEFVGGVLVCNNLVAVRRTEAGRICLEGCHCDDYYRIRQLLYQQYAVI, from the exons ATGACGTCCATCATCAAACTGACGGCTCTGTCCGGCGTACAGGAGGAATCTGCTCTGTGTTACCTGTTACAGGTGGATGAGTTTCGCTTCCTGCTGGACTGTGGCTGGGATGAGAGTTTCTCCATGGACATCATAGATTCCCTGAAGCG GTATGTGCATCAGGTGGACGCGGTGCTGCTCTCTCACCCTGATCATCTGCACCTGGGAGCTTTGCCGTACGCTGTGGGTAAACTGGGACTCAACTGCACCATCTACGCCACAATCCCTGTCTACAAGATGGGCCAGATGTTCATGTACGATCTCTATCAG TCCCGTCACAACACTGAAGATTTTAGCCTCTTCACGCTAGACGATGTAGATACAGCATTTGACAAAATCCAGCAGTTGAAATACTCGCAGATCATCAACCTGAAAG GCAAAGGTCACGGTCTGTCCATCACCCCGCTGCCTGCCGGTCACATGATCGGTGGCACTATCTGGAAAATCGTGAAAGATGGAGAGGAGGAGATTGTGTATGCTGTGGATTTCAACCACAAGAGGGAGAT TCATCTGAACGGTTGCTCGCTGGAGTCGATCAGCAGGCCGTCTCTCCTCATCACCGACTCCTTCAACGCCGCATACGTGCAGCCTCGCAGGAAACAGCGCGACGAGCAACTGCTCA CTAATGTCTTGGAGACGCTCCGCGGTGACGGGAACGTGTTGATCGCTGTGGACACCGCGGGGAGAGTGCTGGAGCTGGCACAGCTCCTGGATCAGATCTGGAGGACCAAAGACGCAGGGTTAGGCGTCTACTCGCTCGCCCTGCTCAATAACGTCAGCTACAATGTGGTGGAGTTCTCAAAGTCTCAG GTGGAGTGGATGAGCGATAAACTCATGCGGTGCTTCGAGGACAAACGCAACAACCCCTTCCAGTTCCGTCACCTCTCCCTCTGTCACAGTCTGGCAGATCTGTCCCGCGTGCCGAGCCCGAAGGTGGTTCTGTGCAGCCAGCCAGACCTGGAGTCCGGTTTCTCACGAGAGCTCTTCATTCAGTGGTGCCAGGACGCGAGAAACTCGGTGATCCTCACGTACAGGACCACGCCGGGAACTCTGGGACGCTACCTCATCGATAACCCGGGAGAGAAGAGGATTGAGCTGGAG ATAAGAAAACGCTGCAGACTGGAGGGTCGTGAACTGGAGGAGTACGCGGAGAAAGAAAAGATGAAGAAAGAAGCTGCCAAGAAACTGGAGCAGGCGAAAGA GGAGGATCTGGACTCGAGCGATGAAAGCGACATGGACGATGACCTGGAACAGCCTGCCGTAGTGAAGACCAAACATCACGATCTGATGATGAAAGGAGAGGGAGGCAGGAAGGGCAGCTTCTTCAAACAGGCCAAAAAATCCTACCCCATGTTTCCCACACACGAGGAGAGGATTAAATGGGACGAGTATGGAGAAATCATCAG GCCGGAGGAGTTTCTGGTTCCTGAACTTCAAGCCACTGAAGACGAGAAGAGCAAGCTGGAGTTTGGATTGACCAACGGAGACGAGCCGATGGAGCAGGACCTGTCCGACGTGCCCACCAAATGCAACAGCATCACACAAACGTTAGACATCAG AGCTCGAGTCACGTACATCGACTACGAGGGCCGATCTGACGGCGACTCCATTAAGAAGATTATAAACCAGATGAAACCCCGACAGCTGATCATCGTTCACGGTCCCCCCGAGGACAGTCAGGATCTGGCTGAGTCCTGTAAGGCCTTCAGTGGAAAAGACATCAAAGTTTACACCCCCAAACTTCAAGAGACCGTGGACGCCACCAGCGAAACACACATTTACCAG GTGAGGCTGAAGGACGCGCTGGTCAGCTCTCTGCAGTTCTGTAGAGCCAAAGACACAGAGCTGGCCTGGATCGACGGCGTCCTGGACATGCGTGTGGAGAAAGTGGACACGGGGGTTGTCGCGGAGGTCGGGGATGTGAAGGATGACGGGGAGGACGGCGATCCGGCCATGGAAGTGACGACGTCAGACCTGACGACTGAACCCAGCAGCGTGGCTAACCAGCGCGCCATGAAGACCCTGTTTGGAGAGGACGAGCGAGAGATCTCGGAGGAGAGTGATGTCATACCCACGCTGGAACCGCTGCCTGTTCAGGaa GTGTCAGGTCATCAGTCTGTGTTCATCAACGAACCGCGGCTGTCGGACTTTAAACAGGTTCTTCTGCGTGAAGGGATCCAGGCGGAGTTTGTGGGAGGAGTTCTGGTGTGTAATAATCTGGTGGCCGTGAGGAGA acggAGGCTGGTCGAATCTGTCTAGAGGGCTGTCACTGTGATGATTATTACAGGATCCGTCAGCTGTTGTATCAGCAGTACGCCGTCATTTAG
- the LOC130566410 gene encoding NADH dehydrogenase [ubiquinone] 1 beta subcomplex subunit 1-like translates to MVNFAAAIREHWVNILVPLGFVVGVYLDRWNDQKLTAFRNKSALYSRELKPGEQYTWK, encoded by the exons ATGGTGAACTTTGCAGCAGCGATCCGTGAACATTGGGTCAATATTTTGGTTCCACTGGGTTTTGTTGTCGGCGTTTATCTGGACAGATGGAACGATCAGAAACTCACAGCATTCAGAAACAAGAGTGCTTTATACAGCAG GGAACTGAAACCGGGCGAGCAGTACACCTGGAAGTGA
- the riox1 gene encoding ribosomal oxygenase 1, which produces MCAMCAQFNIQAMERKHMSAFSIYQSVSGTTTPAVQAVSPPAKKPKKKENAMHSNKKTNQQKRGKAVKSSGKPSSSDKAQGEESCVTECREGFNNPALHTLLTDLAKVNNSRERANRLFQWLIHPVQAKSFFRDNWEKKPILIQRQNPDYFKGLFSTAEFDLILRNENVQYGVNLDVTSYTNGKRETHNPPGRALPYTVWDFYESGCSIRMLNPQAFSSAVWQVLSILQETFGSMVGANTYLTPPGTQGFAPHYDDIEAFVVQLEGKKHWRVYKPRSEDEVLPLVSSPNFSQAEIGQPIMDVVLEAGDLLYFPRGFIHQGDCLPDAHSLHITVSSYQRNSWGDLMLKLMPAAMEIAMEEDVEFRRGLPLDYLQYMGVQHSEKEDPRRDKFMAHVQGLTKKLAHFAPIDAAVDQKARDFLHDCLPPMLTAEEQASSVYGAPARWRDGEALDVAVQIKGQTQIRLVRAGAARLCSDGDNVLLCYTTENSRVYHKEQPKSFKIQAEHIDAVELLIHSYPKFITVASLPCDKAAAKASLAELLFEKGLIHTAKPLTAE; this is translated from the exons ATGTGTGCTATGTGTGCGCAGTTTAATATACAAGCCATGGAAAGGAAACATATGTCCGCGTTTTCTATTTATCAGTCAGTATCAGGGACAACAACACCAGCGGTGCAG GCTGTGTCCCCCCCAGCAAAGAAACCCAAAAAGAAAGAGAATGCCATGCATTCcaacaagaaaacaaatcaaCAGAAAAGAGGGAAAGCTGTGAAATCCAGCGGAAAGCCCAGCAGCAGTGATAAAGCTCAAGGCGAG GAGTCCTGTGTGACCGAATGCAGGGAAGGATTCAACAATCCAGCTCTTCACACGCTTCTGACAGATCTAGCAAAGGTCAACAACAGCAGAGAGAGAGCCAATAGACTTTTCCAGTGGCTTATTCATCCAGTTCAAGCCAAAAGCTTCTTCAG GGATAACTGGGAGAAGAAACCGATTTTAATCCAACGACAGAATCCAGACTATTTCAAAGGACTCTTTTCAACAGCAGAGTTTGACCtcattttaagaaat GAAAATGTTCAGTATGGAGTGAATTTAGATGTGACGAGCTACACGAACGGCAAAAGAGAGACGCACAATCCTCCAGGAAGAGCTTTACCCTATACAGTCTGGGACTTTTATGAG AGCGGTTGTTCAATCAGAATGCTCAATCCTCAAGCTTTCTCCTCCGCCGTTTGGCAAGTGCTGTCTATTCTTCAGGAGACGTTTGGCAGTATGGTGGGAGCAAACAC ATATCTGACGCCGCCGGGGACGCAGGGTTTTGCTCCACACTATGATGATATTGAAGCGTTTGTAGTGCAACTGGAGGGTAAAAAACACTGGAGGGTGTACAAACCTCG TTCTGAAGATGAAGTGTTGCCCCTGGTGTCCAGCC CTAATTTCAGTCAGGCAGAGATCGGGCAGCCCATCATGGACGTGGTGCTGGAAGCGGGAGatctgctgtattttccacGTGGTTTCATTCATCAGGGAGACTGTCTGCCAGATGCCCATTCACTGCACATCACCGTCTCCTCGTACCAGAGGAACAGCTGGGGAGATCTGATGCTGAAG TTAATGCCGGCAGCCATGGAGATCGCCATGGAGGAAGATGTTGAGTTCAGGAGGGGGTTACCGCTCGATTATCTTCAGTACATGGGAGTTCAGCACTCTGAGAAG GAAGATCCACGGCGAGATAAATTCATGGCACACGTTCAGGGTCTGACGAAGAAACTGGCTCATTTTGCACCGATAGATGCGGCTGTGGATCAGAAGGCCAGAGATTTCTTGCACGACTGTCTTCCTCCTATGCTGACCGCAG AGGAACAGGCCAGCAGTGTGTATGGTGCTCCTGCCCGGTGGAGAGATGGAGAGGCTCTTGATGTGGCTGTTCAGATAAAGGGTCAAACTCAAATCAGACTCGTGCGTGCTGGAGCTGCCAG ATTGTGCAGTGATGGGGACAATGTGTTGCTTTGTTACACTACAGAGAACTCTAGAGTTTACCATAAAGAACAACCCAAGAGTTTCAAGATACAAGCAGAG CACATAGATGCCGTGGAACTTCTGATTCATTCATATCCTAAGTTCATTACTGTGGCCAGTTTACCGTGCGACAAAGCGGCAGCAAAG gcaTCACTGGCCGAGCTGCTCTTTGAGAAAGGACTGATTCACACTGCCAAACCTTTGACTGCTGAATAA
- the extl3 gene encoding exostosin-like 3 codes for MMQRGAGIVGNGGQPWVLRRVRLTWLSFMLFFILVFFPLIAHYYLTTIDEAGGPDKRIFGPRPGGELCEAKHVQDLCRIRESVSEELLQLEAKRQELNGEIARLNLRIEACKRSIDSAKQDLLQLKNVISQTEHSYKELMAQNQPKLSLPVRLLPDKDDPGFPPPKSAQSCRLHTCFDYARCPLTSGFPVYVYDAGSYPWGEKLDPLVKQAFASSVKSSVYVTDNPNIACLYVVLVGEIQEAPSSSPPSPSDLEKQLKALPYWRMDGHNHLLVHLSRKSLTQNFLYNVSAGRAAVAQSTFFEQQYREGFDMVVSPLVHALSEPNFLEVPPQVPVKRKYLFTFQGEKVESLRSSLLEAPPQSFEEEMEGDPPADYDDRIIGTLKAVQDSHLDQVLMEFTCKNQAKPSLPTEWALCGEREDRLEVLKVSTFALVISPGDGQLVATAGCSVRLFEALEVGAIPVVLGDHSKLPYNHLIRWSEAVIMVPKPRITELHFLLRSISDNDLLAMRRQGRFLWETYFSTSESIFNTILASVRTSIQIPAAPIREEPAQEIPHKAGKLAGTDANMADNGDLDLGPVEVEPPYASPRFLRNFTYTAADVYRTWNRAPGPFHLFPHTPLDPVLPSEAKFLGSGTGFRPIGGGSGGSGKEFQAALGGNVPREQFTVVMLTYEREEVLMNSLERLNGLPYLNKVVVVWNSPKPPSDDLLWPDIGLPIVVVRTEKNSLNNRFLPWDAVETEAILSIDDDAHLRHDEIMFGFRVWREARDRIVGFPGRFHAWDVNHQSWLYNSNYSCELSMVLTGAAFFHKYYAYLYSYVMPQAIRDMVDEYINCEDIAMNFLVSHITRKPPIKVTSRWTFRCPGCPQALSHDDSHFHERHKCINFFVKVYGYMPLLYTQFRVDSVLFKTRLPHDKTKCFKFI; via the exons ATGATGCAGCGAGGTGCAGGCATCGTGGGAAACGGTGGTCAGCCATGGGTTCTGCGGCGAGTGCGGCTTACCTGGCTCAGTTTTATGCTCTTTTTCATTTTGGTATTTTTCCCTCTCATTGCACATTACTACCTCACCACGATCGATGAAGCAGGCGGGCCAGATAAACGCATTTTTGGGCCACGACCCGGAGGAGAGTTGTGTGAAGCGAAGCACGTGCAAGACCTGTGCCGTATACGGGAATCCGTCAGCGAGGAGCTTCTTCAGCTGGAGGCCAAACGGCAGGAGCTCAACGGCGAGATAGCCCGACTTAACCTACGCATTGAGGCGTGCAAACGTAGTATAGACAGTGCAAAACAGGACCTGCTGCAACTTAAAAATGTCATCAGCCAGACCGAACACTCTTATAAAGAACTCATGGCACAAAACCAGCCCAAACTCTCTTTGCCAGTTAGACTTTTACCCGATAAGGATGATCCTGGGTTTCCTCCTCCAAAATCAGCCCAGAGTTGTCGCTTGCACACTTGTTTTGATTACGCCAGATGCCCTCTTACATCTGGCTTTCCCGTCTACGTTTATGACGCGGGATCGTATCCATGGGGTGAAAAGTTGGACCCGCTTGTTAAGCAAGCTTTCGCATCATCTGTCAAGAGCAGCGTATATGTGACCGATAATCCCAATATTGCTTGTTTGTATGTAGTGCTGGTTGGGGAGATTCAAGAGGCGCCCTCCTCTTCACCTCCTTCACCTTCAGATCTCGAAAAGCAGCTCAAAGCATTGCCATATTGGCGGATGGATGGACATAACCACCTGCTCGTCCACCTGTCGAGAAAGTCTCTGACGCAGAACTTCCTGTACAACGTGAGCGCGGGACGGGCGGCAGTGGCACAGTCCACATTTTTCGAGCAACAGTACCGAGAGGGTTTCGACATGGTGGTGTCTCCACTGGTCCACGCCCTGTCTGAACCCAACTTCCTGGAGGTGCCTCCACAAGTGCCAGTAAAGAGGAAGTATCTCTTCACGTTTCAGGGAGAAAAGGTGGAGTCTTTGAGAAGCAGCTTGCTTGAAGCTCCTCCACAGTCCTTCGAAGAGGAAATGGAAGGGGATCCACCAGCCGACTACGACGATCGTATTATCGGCACCCTTAAAGCTGTACAGGACAGTCACCTAGACCAGGTTCTCATGGAATTTACGTGCAAGAATCAAGCCAAGCCAAGTTTACCAACTGAGTGGGCGTTGTGCGGAGAGCGTGAGGATCGTTTGGAGGTACTGAAGGTGTCTACTTTTGCTTTGGTGATATCTCCAGGTGATGGGCAGCTGGTGGCTACCGCTGGCTGTAGCGTGAGACTGTTTGAGGCTTTGGAAGTTGGGGCAATACCTGTTGTTCTTGGTGACCACTCAAAGTTACCCTACAATCACCTCATCCGCTGGAGCGAGGCTGTTATTATGGTACCCAAACCACGCATTACAGAGCTCCACTTTCTCTTACGTAGCATCTCAGACAACGACCTTCTGGCTATGCGACGACAGGGTCGATTTCTTTGGGAGACGTACTTCTCCACTTCAGAGAGCATCTTCAACACTATCCTGGCTAGCGTGAGGACCAGCATTCAGATACCGGCAGCACCCATACGTGAGGAGCCCGCTCAAGAGATTCCTCACAAAGCTGGAAAGTTGGCAGGAACCGATGCCAACATGGCGGATAATGGCGACCTTGATCTAGGACCCGTTGAAGTTGAGCCTCCGTACGCATCGCCACGCTTCTTACGCAATTTCACGTACACTGCTGCCGACGTGTACCGCACCTGGAATCGTGCACCGGGACCTTTCCATCTATTCCCACATACTCCCCTAGACCCTGTACTTCCTTCAGAAGCCAAGTTTCTGGGGTCAGGGACTGGTTTCCGTCCTATCGGTGGAGGTTCAGGAGGATCTGGGAAAGAGTTTCAGGCGGCTCTCGGAGGTAATGTACCGCGGGAACAGTTCACTGTGGTTATGCTTACCTATGAACGGGAGGAGGTGCTTATGAACTCACTGGAGAGACTGAATGGACTTCCTTATCTCAATAAAGTGGTGGTCGTGTGGAATTCCCCTAAACCACCTTCAGATGACCTCCTTTGGCCAGACATTGGGCTGCCTATCGTG GTGGTACGAACAGAGAAGAACAGCTTAAACAATCGCTTTCTTCCCTGGGATGCAGTTGAGACCGAGGCTATACTGTCTATCGATGATGATGCTCATCTTCGACATGATGAAATCATGTTTGGGTTCAG GGTGTGGCGGGAGGCCAGAGACCGGATCGTGGGATTTCCGGGAAGATTTCATGCCTGGGATGTGAACCATCAGTCTTGGCTCTACAATTCCAACTACTCGTGCGAGCTCTCCATGGTCCTGACGGGAGCCGCCTTCTTTCATAAG TATTACGCGTACCTTTATTCATACGTCATGCCTCAGGCCATTCGTGATATGGTGGACGAGTACATCAACTGTGAGGACATCGCCATGAACTTCCTCGTGTCACATATAACACGCAAACCCCCTATCAAG GTGACGTCCCGCTGGACCTTCCGCTGTCCCGGCTGTCCGCAGGCTCTGTCACATGATGATTCTCACTTTCACGAGCGTCACAAGTGCATCAACTTCTTCGTGAAAGTCTACGGATACATGCCGCTGTTATATACTCAGTTTCGAGTAGACTCTGTACTCTTCAAGACACGACTGCCACACGACAAGACTAAGTGTTTTAAATTCATATAG